The following DNA comes from Mustela nigripes isolate SB6536 chromosome 15, MUSNIG.SB6536, whole genome shotgun sequence.
GACTCTTAAGATGAACCTTATTACTGCCATGATCACCTCTAGGAGTCTGGTCATACACTATTCCTGGATTGTCATTTGAgaagtttatttatataaactttttttttaaaaaaaacattgttaatagtaatttttttttaaacaactgtaaAGGTTAGGAGAGGGTAGGAGGAAAAATTAGATGTTTCTGATCTGTACTTACAGGCCTCTTAAAGTGTCATCATTAAGTATTAATGATTTTGACACTTTCTTCCAAGCAGATGAACTAAATCCTCTCCTACAAAAGGTTGGATGGAATATTGatacataaaatagttaaaattgtatttgttaattaaatctTTATTGTGTGGCagaaaatgatttattattttatgagatCCTTGAACTTACCTCCAAAGAATACAGTTACAAATCTTTGTTGAACAGTTGaatttttctgaagtattttgtttttaattaatatgaacagttctaattattttaattacatctgattttactcatatatttCATCTTTTGTCATAGAATCTGAAATAGGAAATCGTTCAGTGATGTAATTAGATCTAAAATATAATGaggtttaaaaattatatttgcagATTCTTTTGCCTAAAGCCTACATTATTACAGTTCagaaatacatatatgcacattgttaaatttgcattttctaaaatacGAGTTACTACTTTACATTAGttgggataaaaataaaacacacatccTCCAGGCCATTTGCACAAGACTTGGGCTCCTTTTTGTGGGACAGGGATTTGGTGTTTCCCTGCTGTCTGTGGGTAGCAGGGCAGTTGGCACAGTTCCCCTGCTGCTTTCTCtagttctgttttctctcttttcctaagGGTAGATCCATATCCATATAATAGGAGGAGTTTAACCTAAAAGTTGGGGAGGTAAATGCAAATGGAGCTTGGCTTGAAATCTCTTGTGACTCTCACTCCAGTTCTATTAACTCATCCTACCCagtttttttatggttgagtcaGTACCTAACTTGATCCTCTCATCTCTGAGCATCATCTTTGACATGCCAGGCATTGTAGGTAGGAAGAAACCTGAAACAAAATCTATTACCAAACTAGGAATAAAGTTCTACCCTCAACTAAAGGGCTTCGGTATGAGCTAAGCTGGAATTTTTGGTAGGAGAGACCTGTGACTTTTAGGGAACACTAGAGTCTAGGGGacccagagaagaaaattaacTAGAAAAGGATGAGGGAGCATATGCTTTATTTTGTTGAATCCAAAATACCATGATTTGTAAGTTGCACCAGGTTTTAAATAAGCCATTAAGAAAGAAATGCTGCATATTTAACACTTCTGTGTTTAACTCACACAAAGAAGGCAGGAAGTTCATGAATTTGCATAGTCTAGTGATAAAAAGGAGAATGTTTTAGTAACTAGACTCAGAAGatatcttgggggcacctgggtggctcagtcagttgggcatctgcttttggctcaggtcatgatcccaaactcttgggatcaagtcccgtgtccggctcactgctcagcaggaagtctgcttctctttctcctctctttctgtgtgtgctctctatctagctctcactctttctcaaataaaatgaagatatctTGAAAAGGTATCACATGAGACCAGGAGAATTAAATACTAGTACTTACAGAGTCATGCGGTTGCCTAAGCCCTGCATATCCAGCTGTGAGAACAGATCTCTAGTTTCATTGTAGATTATTGATTCAGAGACACACTCTTCACATATTAACATTTGAAATGGGAGTACATCTAAGAATTGATGGCATAGTAGAGTTTAGTTGGCAGTTTTTTTTCCTAGTGGTATATACTATAATCAGTGGTATCTTAGATCAGTTAAGTagatatgataaaaataaaaagggggggtAGCATTATAGACAGTTTTGCGGGACTTTATTTATAggcacttaaattttaaaaagttgattattCCTCTAACATGATTGGCAAGAGATAACTTATTAATTATTCCTTATCAGTCGGAGTGGTCTGCATTTTGGACATTGACTCAGGTTCATCTCAGCTGAATAAATTTTGATAAGCTAAATAAGTTTGACAGCTATTTAAATATTGGGAAAAGAGATActtgacatttttcttaaatCCTGAGACCTTTGTTAAATTTGGTTATTTGAGGCCCATCATTACATTCTGTGTTCTGGTTTGATATGTTACTGTAATGGTAAAGTGTATTTTTGAAATTGTGAATTCTTAAAGTTTATAGTAAATCAGCCactatgttgtattttctttattttaggtaCAAATTAAACTTTCTAagtaaaagttttactttgaTGGACCCCTCTGCTTCTGGAGATAACAGTGAAATAGGCCAAATGATTAGCATATTgaggttttttaaagtttatttcaatGTCTTGTGTTTGTTACTTTGTTTCCAATATTACTTATATAACAGAAGTAATTCATTTAGGCACTAGATGcccaagaaaattataaaaggtcTGGATTCTTCCCTGTGATTTTTACAGAATAGTTGTTATCAAGAGATCTTTAAGCCAAAACAGCATTGTGGCTTACAGAGCAATTTTTGTTTAATGGTTTTGTGTTAGAGCCTGATGGCTCCAACTGTCACTGATACCATTTTGAGAAGAGTTTACTGTTACATACTTAACAGAGTGCGTTCTCCATTTCTAATTAAGGCATACATCTGGAGGTTTTCAAGAAAAATTAGTGCAGTTAGCCTTGAAAGTGTTATATGGGACTTCCTTACTTCAGACCATCTTTTTTATAACCAGGCACAGGGCATTACATTTGCTTGACTTCACTTGCCTTTCTCTCCCACAGAGTGTCTCCCGTATTCATGTTGCACTTTGTGGAAGGCTTGCCACATAATGACTTGCAGCactattcatttcattttgaaggCTGTCTTTATCAAATAACTTCAGTAATTCAGTACCAGgcaaataatcattttataacaTGGATCTTAGAGGCGGATGGTAAGTATTtaaacctttttcttttgtgataatAGGCATGGGGGCCAAACCCccgataatttttttttttaaaggcaaacttTCCTTTGACTCTTTTTCTCCTCCGACTTATTGCCCTTGTCTTtaattctttctccccctcctctcctctgtcaCTATGGTTTAGAATCACTTCTGTCTTTCCTTTGTATATGTATGGGTGTACATATGCATATTTCTTTTCTAGACAGAAAAAGTGATCATACAATGCTGTTGGTTTACAGTTTGCTTTTTCCCACTTAGTATGTTTGCTTTTACTCTGTGAGTAATACATGTTCAGTATAGAAAAATGAATGgtggtgattttgattttttttaggtAAATGACCATGTGATTCTAAAAAGAAAGTGCAACATACTGAAAGTTTTtaattgagaaagaacaaaaacaaatttgcTTAGTTTGCAGttgttaataatataaataaaagtaaacgttcactgggtgcctggctggctcactcattagagcatgtgactgttgatctcagggtcatgagttcaagtcccacattgggcatggagcttccttaaaaaggaaaaaatactgaaaaaaagaaaacatctgtttCTAGGACTATGAAATAGAATATCTGAaatccataatttatttatccaagaTAAAGCCTTTATTTATAAACGTTTCAGTAGAAGGCTAAATAGTACAACTCATAATTTTTGCTAAGTTTTTCCTTCCACTTAGCTAATATGATTTAATAttgagtttgtttttcttaaaatgttcacTTTGTCTTAAACAAGATCACTCAGTCCCATAAAGAGTTATATCAGGCTGTTGATAAGAGGtctctttgatatttttctttttcttttttctgttttttggacaCTTTTCATACTTGATATTTTCATCTTGGGGATAATTGGGGTAGATGACAAAATAATGTGTTATAAAAGCACCTTGCAAACTGAAACTCCCGTTATAAATACTATCTCTTAAAGTTTTACCCTACTTCAGAATTTGGGGGGAAGTGGTTCTCAATAAcataagcaaaaactaaaaaagtaacttaatttaattttttactgcATTCCAGGGATTCTCAAATCCTCTTCAGGTAGGTTAAATGGTTATATGGTTCCCCTCCCtgacaacatataaaaatcatggTCACTTTATAAAAAATGCCTTGGCTCTCTCCTGTCATTGAATCAGTGTCTGGGGATTAGGCCCAGCTGTGACTCAAATAATTCTAATGTGCATGTGTGGTGGTGAACCACTAAAGTAAGCAAACAAAAgactcaaagttttaatgggtttAGAAGAGGAAATAGTAGGTTTGTGTGGTTTGTAAAGGTGTATCCATATAAATTTAGTGAATTTAGTGAATGGTTTTTTGAGGGGGGTTTTGTGTGTAGGTCAACCTCTTCCTTTATAATCCATCACTTCATATTCAGtggacaaatgagaaaacagaagctcagaaaTAAACACCTAAAAACCTCTAAGTTttcttttaaccaaaaaaaaaaaaaaagaataattgaattaaaataagaattgaaaCATATGTGAGTACTTGAGGGTAACAAGCTTCATTTATCTTGAAATGCCTATATATGGAAAAATTTAATCCATTTTCTAATGTTGGATAAATTGGGTGATATACTGTATTCTAAGTAACAAAAGCTAAATAGACTTCTGTCCTGATTTTCGTGGTTAttttaggaaaaagtaaaaactatCTGTTTTTCAAATTATGGATGTTAGTCTATAACTTTTATTAGCCACATAAGGACTTTAACCTTGGCAGAGAAAAATGGTGACATAAAAATAAGGCCTTGTTCTCGAGTGTTCTCCTTTGGTGGATATTCAGGGATATAGCAGATAAAATGGCTAGAAAAAAGCGAACCTCGGCTGGTGGGTTTTGAAAGTCTAACCTCATTTACTGAACTTTCCTTATCCCCAGGAAGTTGGCTGGAGTGCGATGACCTAAAAGGCCTACGTTCTGAAAGGCGTGAGAAATTTGAAGTTAGTGCTTCAGAGGTACATATTgttatttgggaaagaaaaacatcCCCAATGACAGATAAGGTGTCTGCCTGCCCTCCACTTAAAAAGACTAATGATGAGCCTCCTTGTGGTGATGAGAAGCCAGCCTCTCCAACTCGGTGTTCTGTGAGCGATGCTGCCTCTGCTGAACCATTCTCAAGGACTCTCCCCACTGGTGTGGCAGTTGGACCTAGCACACACTCACAGGGTGAAGCTGTAGCTCTAGCTCATGGGCATCATTTACTTTCAGGTCCAGAAAGTTTGGTTGACAGTAGTATTTTATCTTTGACACTTGAAGAAATAAAGGTTAACTCTGATGAACGTTTCCTCTTAGAAAATAAACCTGTGGCTGAAAATGCAGGAGTTGGCAAAACCGATATTTTGCAATCACAAGAGTTACTAATGGCTTCTTTAGTATCAGCTCCATGTGTTGAAAAGCTTACTCAAGACCGATTCGTGGATTTAAGCTTGCCATCTCCAGTTGTAGGTGCAAACATGCAGTTGGCACAGCCGAATACAGAAGACACTGTAATTATTAAGTCTGTGAATACTGTTCATGCTACTGACTCTATAGGTGGAGTAAAGCCGGTAGAAGTTGAGGGTACAGTTGCCCTAAAGAAGGATACTCCATTAAAACACTTTGTTTCACCCAAAACTGAGAAGTTAAAACCAGAACAAGCTGTTACAGCTCAGGTATctgattggaaaaaaaatgaaactgtggcATCTTCTCAAACCATAACAGCGAAATCAGGACAAAATCCATCACTGAAAGAAACTCAGAAGAAACCATTTGTAGGAAGTTGGGTTAAAGGCTTATTAAGTAGGGGTGCTTCTTTTATGCCACCTTGTGTTTCAGCTCATAATAGAAACACTGTAACTGATTTGCAGCCTTCAGTTAAGGGGGCAAGTAATTTTGGTGGCTTTAAAACGAAAGGCATAAACCAAAAGGCTAACCGGCCATCCAAGAAAGCCAATAGGTGTGCAGATAAGCCACCTACAGTTAGTAACCCTCCACCAGGCCATCCATTGTCTGGTAGCACGACTTCTCGTGTATGTACTGATGTTATTGCTGATACAGATGCTTTGAAGAAATGTGAAAATACCTCCTATGGAGCTCACCGTAGTCATGATTCTTGCGTGAAAGAAAATGGTGTTTCTTCTGCAAAACATGGAGACTCAGTTGAGGGTCAGATTCATAAACTTCGtctaaaacttcttaaaaaacttaaagccaaaaagaagaaattagctGCTCTTATGTCTTCCCCTCAAAAAGGAACACCTCCAAGTGAAAATTTAGAACATGTGTCCCACTGTGGGTCTCCAAACGATTGTGAATCAATAGAAGACTTGCTAAAAGAACTACAGTATCAAATTGATACTGCTGATAATAAATCTGGGTGCACAGTTCCATACAGTAGtcaaaatcatgaagaaattttAGCAGAATTATTGTCTCCTACAACTGTTGTCTCAACAGAGCGCTCGGTAAATGGGGAGGCTGACTTTAGGTATTTAGAAATGGGAGTTGACCACATCCCAGCACCAGTGTCTgctgaattaaatgaaattccCCAAAACACACATCTGCGACAGGACCATAATTACTGTAGCCCCACCAAGAAAAATCTGTGTGAAGTTCAGCCAGATTCACTGACAAATAATGTCTGCATTAGGACTTTGAATTTGGAAAGTTCCATGAAGACTGATATTTTTGATGAGTTTTTTTCCACTTCAACATTAAATTCCTTAgcaaatgacacattagacctaCCTTATTTTGATGAATATCTCTTTGAGAATTGTTGAGTGCATGTTCTTTTTAGTTTAGTATTTATTACTGTTCTTGGAAAAACTATGTTAGTATAGTGTTGACACACTGGCCTTGTCATGAATAAAATGTAAGCTACCAAAGGTTTTACCTTTGCTTCTACTCACAAAGCATGTAATCTgttatacaaattaaaatgatcaAGAATTGGTTTTCCTTGTTTACTTCATTATGTATTATAGGAGAAGGAGGATTTCATAATGTTAAACATGAAAACTAGTGTTTAGTTTCTGGCATTTTTTATAGCTGGGTACATtaaatttctacattttaatttagGTTACACTGGTTCAAGAAAAATAATCGTTTGTACAAACTTAAGTCATTGTATGTGGGATATAGAATGGGTGACTGTTTGGTAATGGTTGTGTGATCATTTTAGATCCTAAGACTGTTTGCTACACCAGTTGAATGCTGTGGAATGTAAACCGCCCCCTGTAGAGAATACAACTTCTCTATTTAGAAAAGATGGTAGGAAACCTTGTTACTAGAACTCCAAGTAATGTTACATGATTAATAAGTGATCTCTAACAGGAAAATAATCCATGTTTGTGTTGATAAGCAAAGAGTTCACATTATCATAAATACCCTCTTTCTCCCAGCACATGTATTTCTGTAAGCAAAGTGGGACACTATCCAGAAGTTCTGTATTGGGAGAAAATAATAACCAGGTGCTTAACTAGGCTTGCTATATGTTGGGTTCTGTTTTGTATGAAACACTAATTCAAACCCCAACATGTCTATGAGTGAGACCCTTTTTATCACATTTAACAGATAAAGAGCACAGAGCTTAGTAAATTGTACAGCTGGGATTGAGGAGTGTGGTTACCACAGTGCTTAGAAGCATGTGTTCCACCTGTCAGTTTTCATTAAAAGTTTGGATGCTTAAACAGCACTGCTGCTGTAGCGATTTGAGTTAGTAGTAATGGTTGCTAAGGTTTAAAGGGTGGTAGTCAGGATAGCATACTTTGCCAGGGACTCAGCACTTCATGATTGATTTGTCCAATTTACTCCCAACACACCACCCCCCTGTTAACCCCTTGTTTTCTGATTCCCAAGTACTGGGCAAATACAGGAAAATAGGAAGATTTTGGATCATCCCTCTTAACATTTTAGTGGTAATAACTACTATagaccttttcatttttttaatacatgtagACTTCTAAAAAATTCTGTTGTACCTATTTGTACgatcttttttaatgtttcatgagCATTTTTCCATCTTACAGTTTTGACAGCTTTTGGATAGCTATGTTATATTACGTTGTATGAATTATCATTGTTTCACCAGTCTTTAGATTTTGAGGTGGTTTGTACCGTTTTATTAATTGTGCCACAGCAATGATTAAGTTTTTGCACAGACCCAGGTCTTATTTTGggggagtggaattgctgtgtcCCAAGATAagcattttaaagtcttttaatgATTGCACGATTGGCTTTTATAAACCCTCACCACCAAATAGTAGCATCGGGGGTGAAAAAAAACCTTGgctgtttttatttacattttcatgatTACTAGTGATTTTGAATATAACTTTGATAAAGTTATATGTTTGTATAACTATCTATATAACTTTATTGGCCAGTTGTGTTTCTCTGAAGACTTGCTTGTTCATCCTTGGTATTAATCATTTAAGTATTTGTATGTTTCTGGTAAATACCAAGCAGTGTTATAAACCTCAGAGATCAAGTAGTAAAAAAATATCTTTGCTGTTGGAGGAACTTGTCTTCTAAACCAggaaatacaggggcacctggatggctcagtgggttaaagcctctgcctttggctctggtcatgatcccagggtcctgggatcaagccccacatcaggctttctgctcagcagggacactgcttcctcctccctctctctgcctgcctctctgcctacttgtgatctctgtcaaataaataaaatcttaaaaaaaaaaaaaaaaacaggaaatacaTGATGTTAAGTGGTCCTAGATACTGTTGATTCTTACTTGTGGCAGTTCTGTAGTTTCCAAGAGCattccatgaacatgaaatactGAACCATTGCTCCTAGGGGAAATAGAAGGTTAGGTTCCTGGTAGAGCCTCTGTTCATAACACTATTGTCAGCTGATCAACACAAACCTTGTTTGTGACTTTCTGTTTAAAGATACCTTATGTAATACATACTGTTGGTTCATTCCCATTGGATATTAAGGCCAACAGCACTATAACTCATGCCCAAACgaagcttatctaacacatgAGTTTTTTTCTGTAAGGCACGTGACAACTTTCTTGTGCTAAGAAACACCAGACGGCACTTAACACTATACTTGGGGGGGGCACTTTAAACCATGAAatcaacaaaaagcacaaaaaagcaaaaaaatgtgGCACTAGATATGCcgtaataaaaacacatttacagtatGAGAGCTGAATTGTAGAGGTGTACTCTACAAGTTGGGTGACTGGGGGTGTCCATAATGACCACAAAAAGCagtgtgttaatttttttaaaaagatactttgaagggggggcgcctgggtggctcagtgggttaagccgctgccttcagctcaggtcatgatctcaagagtcctgggatcgagccccacatcgggctctctgctcagcagggagcctgcttccctctctctctctcttgccagcctctctacctacctgtgatctctctctgtcaaataaaatctttaaaaaaaaaaaaaaaagacacttttaagGAAGGTTGAGAAGCAGAGTCTCAAGGAGACTTcatgctgagggtggagcctgacatggggttgaTCACAATGTGGGGACcgggacctgagccaagaccaagagtctgaagtccaactgtgccacccaggtgcccccgtaagTGTTGATTTTTAAGGTACCAAATAAATCTTAGCAACTAGGCAAAATCACAGATACAGAATCTGAATAATGAGGATTGACTAGATGACGTCAGCACTGAATACTATGGAGGAAAACAGCAGAGGAGAGAACTTTTAGACTGAAGGCCCTTCAGAAATTTCTAGGAGGTGGGTGTCATGTGAACAGGGGCTTAAGTGAAGATGGGGAGTTGGCCATGTGACTggaggaagggcattccaggaagAACAGAAGATCCTGAAGAGGGAGAATCCTTAGCAAGATTGAGGACAGGGAAAAGGCTTGTATGGTTGTACagaatgagaaagggaaagaacatgAGATTAAGGAGGTTGGCAGAAGCCGGGCTTTGTATAGTTTTGTGGGCCATAGTGAAGACCTTGTCTATGCTTGAGAGTAATGGAAGCTACTGAAAGTTTTCAGGTAAGGACATGACAAGATCTATTCTGAATTTCGAAAGGATCACTGAAGTTTGGAGAATGACTATGACCAGTGGGAATGAAGCAGTAGTCATCTTACAGCCTCCCAGAGTTGAGGGTGATACCTGTGGAGGTGTTAAAGTAGCTGGATTACTGTTGCATTTCAAAAGTAGAGCCGGCAGGATATGTTGGGTTGGATAGGAGGCAGAAAGGGGAATCTCAGGTTTTGTTGCCTCAGTAGATGGGTCATGCCGTTTGCTGAGACGGGATAGacttgggagggaaaaaatggaaagcattCTATTCATTCAATTTTGGATATGTAAGATACCTATCCTATTAGACTTCCAAGAGGAGACAATTTAATAGGAAGATGGACCTGCAACTCTGGGGCTGAGGAGAGGTGCACACTAGAGGTTCTCATTTAGGAATTGTGAAGGCACGAATGGTATTTAATGTCACAGTAAAGGATGGGGTCATTTAGGGAGTTAAAATAGCTCTGGGGAACAAGAGGGACCATGGGAGGAAGACCAGATGAGTGCGGTGTCCTGGAAATCAAGGGAAGAAAGCCTTTTTTAAGGAGGGAATGATAAGTTTGTCAGATGCTGCTGAGAATGGCGGGACTGAGAATTGACCCATTGGCTTTGGTAATTGGAAAGTGCTTGGTAACTTGGTAAGGACAGTTCAGTGGAGCTGAGACAAGAGAGAAGGGATGGTGAGAAAGTGCAGACAGAGACCTACCCCTTTGAAACCTTTACCTGGTTCCTGGTGAGGGAGTGTGGGAACAAGGTTTTTGTTATTGTGTTTAAGATGGGAAATGTcataatatgtgtatgtgtggacCTGAATCTCCTATGAATGTTGTAGATGAGAGGAAGGACAGTTGCAGGAGTAAATTTCTCCAGGGCTGAGTGCCAGTATATAAGAGGAGGTGTGACCAAAGGAGCTAGAAGAGTTAATAGATGTTAATACTGGGGAAGACAGTATATGGATACAGATATTAGGAGATGTGATTAGAAAGTGAggtcacattttaattttctcagagaCATAATAAGATTACCAGCTGAGAAGTAGGGGAGGAGTTGAAAATTGAGGAGAGGTTAGAATTTTCAGTCTTGAGAGCTAATTGACAGGGACATTGCATAGCTTGCTAGCCTGTGCTGAGAATCCACCAGAGGTCCGTGGCCATAAATTTAACTGAGATgagttaaaaagttttttttttttctccgaTCATATTTGCTGCTCAGGACAGAAAGAGTAGATGAGAAGTTGGATTCATCCAAGGTTAGAGGTATTGCCAAGCAaatgggacagaagagaaaaggaattaagGTTGTATGAAAGGAAAATGATGATAGTGATGTATGAGGAAGGATGTAGGGACATAAGACAGGTGATGAGCATTTAAGAAGTGGTGGCAGATCTCAGTGGATTATAAATGGATTCAAAGAATGCCAGTGTGGGATTGGTAGAGCAAGTAAGCTGGTTTGAAAGTAGGGAACAGTGATGACAAGGTCTAAAGTATAACAAGGGAAGTACATGGCCAAGGTTGGGTGAGAAtttcatgaaaagaaatcaagagcccaggggtgcctgggtggctcagtcagttaagtgtctgccttcagctcagtcctgGAATTGGGTCCCATATccaggctttctgctaagcaaagagcctgcttctccctctccatcttgctctctgtcagagaaatacaaataaagtcttaaaaaacaaaaaacaaaacaaacgaaaaaaccACAAGAAATCAAGATGCCAGAAGGATGTATGGATTGTCTTTGTGGAAGGCAAAATCATTTAAATGGCAGCAGGAGTCCTGGTGGAAAGAAATCAACAGTAAGCCAGGAGCTAAAATCCTGAGAATGAGCGATGGCAGCGAAATGAGCCAA
Coding sequences within:
- the USPL1 gene encoding SUMO-specific isopeptidase USPL1 isoform X4 gives rise to the protein MAAEEYPATVDVSETGGISPQNEGCASELEMALESKCTSLCQSLCVQWKNANALCWLDCILSALVHLEGLKNTVTGLCSNANSVFWQLFMKYDQANKLLHTNQLDGIKDGDCKKLTSEILAKIESCLNEVRDEIFIRLQPQLRCTLGDTESPVFALPLLLKMEPVIEKLFMYSFSWNFECSQCGHKYQNRHMKNLVTFTNVIPEWHPLNAAHFGPCNICSNKSQIRKMVLEKVSPVFMLHFVEGLPHNDLQHYSFHFEGCLYQITSVIQYQANNHFITWILEADGILKSSSGSWLECDDLKGLRSERREKFEVSASEVHIVIWERKTSPMTDKVSACPPLKKTNDEPPCGDEKPASPTRCSVSDAASAEPFSRTLPTGVAVGPSTHSQGEAVALAHGHHLLSGPESLVDSSILSLTLEEIKVNSDERFLLENKPVAENAGVGKTDILQSQELLMASLVSAPCVEKLTQDRFVDLSLPSPVVGANMQLAQPNTEDTVIIKSVNTVHATDSIGGVKPVEVEGTVALKKDTPLKHFVSPKTEKLKPEQAVTAQVSDWKKNETVASSQTITAKSGQNPSLKETQKKPFVGSWVKGLLSRGASFMPPCVSAHNRNTVTDLQPSVKGASNFGGFKTKGINQKANRPSKKANRCADKPPTVSNPPPGHPLSGSTTSRVCTDVIADTDALKKCENTSYGAHRSHDSCVKENGVSSAKHGDSVEGQIHKLRLKLLKKLKAKKKKLAALMSSPQKGTPPSENLEHVSHCGSPNDCESIEDLLKELQYQIDTADNKSGCTVPYSSQNHEEILAELLSPTTVVSTERSVNGEADFRYLEMGVDHIPAPVSAELNEIPQNTHLRQDHNYCSPTKKNLCEVQPDSLTNNVCIRTLNLESSMKTDIFDEFFSTSTLNSLANDTLDLPYFDEYLFENC
- the USPL1 gene encoding SUMO-specific isopeptidase USPL1 isoform X3; the encoded protein is MMDSPKIGNGLPVIGPGTDIGISSLHMVGYLGKNYDSAKVPSDGYCPACREKGKLKALKTYRISFQESIFLCEDLQCIYPLGSKSLSNLISPDLEDCHTTNKPQKRKFLETNCQNSPPLANTKKTKNHVVGEQVLNSKHDGEAYDETPSHLPDLPHSGLPNPVRTADSFEQNEILEAGIDMAAEEYPATVDVSETGGISPQNEGCASELEMALESKCTSLCQSLCVQWKNANALCWLDCILSALVHLEGLKNTVTGLCSNANSVFWQLFMKYDQANKLLHTNQLDGIKDGDCKKLTSEILAKIESCLNEVRDEIFIRLQPQLRCTLGDTESPVFALPLLLKMEPVIEKLFMYSFSWNFECSQCGHKYQNRHMKNLVTFTNVIPEWHPLNAAHFGPCNICSNKSQIRKMVLEKVSPVFMLHFVEGLPHNDLQHYSFHFEGCLYQITSVIQYQANNHFITWILEADGSWLECDDLKGLRSERREKFEVSASEVHIVIWERKTSPMTDKVSACPPLKKTNDEPPCGDEKPASPTRCSVSDAASAEPFSRTLPTGVAVGPSTHSQGEAVALAHGHHLLSGPESLVDSSILSLTLEEIKVNSDERFLLENKPVAENAGVGKTDILQSQELLMASLVSAPCVEKLTQDRFVDLSLPSPVVGANMQLAQPNTEDTVIIKSVNTVHATDSIGGVKPVEVEGTVALKKDTPLKHFVSPKTEKLKPEQAVTAQVSDWKKNETVASSQTITAKSGQNPSLKETQKKPFVGSWVKGLLSRGASFMPPCVSAHNRNTVTDLQPSVKGASNFGGFKTKGINQKANRPSKKANRCADKPPTVSNPPPGHPLSGSTTSRVCTDVIADTDALKKCENTSYGAHRSHDSCVKENGVSSAKHGDSVEGQIHKLRLKLLKKLKAKKKKLAALMSSPQKGTPPSENLEHVSHCGSPNDCESIEDLLKELQYQIDTADNKSGCTVPYSSQNHEEILAELLSPTTVVSTERSVNGEADFRYLEMGVDHIPAPVSAELNEIPQNTHLRQDHNYCSPTKKNLCEVQPDSLTNNVCIRTLNLESSMKTDIFDEFFSTSTLNSLANDTLDLPYFDEYLFENC
- the USPL1 gene encoding SUMO-specific isopeptidase USPL1 isoform X1, translating into MMDSPKIGNGLPVIGPGTDIGISSLHMVGYLGKNYDSAKVPSDGYCPACREKGKLKALKTYRISFQESIFLCEDLQCIYPLGSKSLSNLISPDLEDCHTTNKPQKRKFLETNCQNSPPLANTKKTKNHVVGEQVLNSKHDGEAYDETPSHLPDLPHSGLPNPVRTADSFEQNEILEAGIDMAAEEYPATVDVSETGGISPQNEGCASELEMALESKCTSLCQSLCVQWKNANALCWLDCILSALVHLEGLKNTVTGLCSNANSVFWQLFMKYDQANKLLHTNQLDGIKDGDCKKLTSEILAKIESCLNEVRDEIFIRLQPQLRCTLGDTESPVFALPLLLKMEPVIEKLFMYSFSWNFECSQCGHKYQNRHMKNLVTFTNVIPEWHPLNAAHFGPCNICSNKSQIRKMVLEKVSPVFMLHFVEGLPHNDLQHYSFHFEGCLYQITSVIQYQANNHFITWILEADGILKSSSGSWLECDDLKGLRSERREKFEVSASEVHIVIWERKTSPMTDKVSACPPLKKTNDEPPCGDEKPASPTRCSVSDAASAEPFSRTLPTGVAVGPSTHSQGEAVALAHGHHLLSGPESLVDSSILSLTLEEIKVNSDERFLLENKPVAENAGVGKTDILQSQELLMASLVSAPCVEKLTQDRFVDLSLPSPVVGANMQLAQPNTEDTVIIKSVNTVHATDSIGGVKPVEVEGTVALKKDTPLKHFVSPKTEKLKPEQAVTAQVSDWKKNETVASSQTITAKSGQNPSLKETQKKPFVGSWVKGLLSRGASFMPPCVSAHNRNTVTDLQPSVKGASNFGGFKTKGINQKANRPSKKANRCADKPPTVSNPPPGHPLSGSTTSRVCTDVIADTDALKKCENTSYGAHRSHDSCVKENGVSSAKHGDSVEGQIHKLRLKLLKKLKAKKKKLAALMSSPQKGTPPSENLEHVSHCGSPNDCESIEDLLKELQYQIDTADNKSGCTVPYSSQNHEEILAELLSPTTVVSTERSVNGEADFRYLEMGVDHIPAPVSAELNEIPQNTHLRQDHNYCSPTKKNLCEVQPDSLTNNVCIRTLNLESSMKTDIFDEFFSTSTLNSLANDTLDLPYFDEYLFENC